The following proteins are co-located in the Pedobacter sp. FW305-3-2-15-E-R2A2 genome:
- a CDS encoding LysR family transcriptional regulator → MIYKDTMYLNLRFMNTNDLNLFEAVAHYGSFTKAAEAMFTVQSNVTTRIKNLEEEFGALLFTRNNRKVELTPEGEKLIRYTKQFNHILDEAKRSIGKSDIVKGQIKIGFLETMMTLKGPELVNELASKFPFVDLDFRSAMRASLISDVLNYKLDAAFIPAPLDIPELEQIKITDEQVVIVAPADCENLDMLLKKNPLKTIVFDQGCVFRAKLDAWLVSKGIAEYHKTVMNSIEGVVNFIESGIGFSVMPEEIISRFYGNRNIKTFHLPKELGLMTTILVYRKDVPLSPALKAFISISGGTKTNNINK, encoded by the coding sequence ATGATTTATAAAGATACCATGTATCTCAATTTAAGATTTATGAACACGAATGACCTTAATTTATTTGAAGCCGTTGCGCATTATGGCAGTTTTACAAAGGCTGCTGAAGCAATGTTTACCGTTCAATCAAATGTAACTACGCGTATAAAAAATTTGGAGGAGGAGTTTGGCGCACTGCTTTTTACCAGAAACAACCGCAAGGTTGAATTAACTCCGGAAGGTGAAAAACTGATTCGCTATACCAAGCAATTCAACCATATTTTGGACGAGGCAAAAAGGTCGATTGGTAAAAGTGATATCGTAAAGGGCCAGATTAAAATTGGATTTTTGGAAACGATGATGACCCTGAAAGGGCCGGAACTTGTTAATGAACTTGCCTCTAAATTCCCTTTTGTTGACCTGGATTTTAGATCCGCGATGAGAGCCAGCTTAATCAGTGATGTGTTGAATTATAAACTAGATGCAGCATTTATCCCCGCACCTCTCGATATTCCTGAGCTTGAACAAATTAAAATAACGGACGAACAGGTTGTAATTGTTGCTCCGGCAGATTGTGAAAACCTGGATATGCTACTTAAAAAAAATCCGCTTAAAACAATAGTTTTCGATCAAGGTTGCGTCTTTAGAGCTAAACTTGACGCTTGGCTTGTAAGCAAAGGTATTGCCGAATATCATAAAACAGTAATGAATTCCATTGAAGGCGTTGTAAATTTCATTGAATCCGGGATTGGATTTAGTGTTATGCCAGAAGAAATCATAAGTAGGTTTTATGGTAATAGAAATATAAAAACATTCCATTTGCCAAAGGAGTTGGGTCTTATGACAACGATTTTGGTCTACAGAAAGGATGTGCCACTTTCCCCTGCTTTAAAAGCCTTTATCAGCATCAGTGGCGGAACAAAAACTAACAATATCAATAAATAA
- a CDS encoding RNA polymerase sigma-70 factor, translated as MQQLITRIRENADEFAFNELYQKHAHNFFRFAQSFVREREIAEEIVNDVLVRLWTERSKTYQIKNIQVYLYTSIKNACLNHIRSISSRRNNEMKVTEAYYFHLSVDPSQILISKELSVHMLSAINDLPPRCKLIFKMVKEDGFSCKEVACILGLSDKTVFAQLSIALKKLHMVLYCK; from the coding sequence ATGCAACAACTGATTACTCGCATTAGAGAAAATGCCGACGAGTTTGCATTTAACGAACTATATCAAAAACATGCGCATAATTTCTTTCGGTTTGCACAATCATTTGTGAGGGAAAGAGAGATCGCCGAAGAGATTGTAAACGACGTTTTGGTCAGGCTTTGGACTGAACGGAGCAAAACTTACCAAATCAAGAACATCCAGGTTTATTTATACACATCCATAAAAAATGCCTGTTTAAACCACATCAGGAGTATTTCTTCCAGGAGAAATAATGAAATGAAAGTAACAGAGGCCTATTATTTTCATTTGTCGGTCGATCCATCCCAAATTCTGATTAGCAAAGAGCTTTCTGTTCATATGTTAAGTGCTATAAATGATTTACCTCCCAGGTGTAAACTCATTTTTAAAATGGTAAAGGAGGATGGTTTTTCCTGTAAGGAAGTTGCCTGCATTCTTGGGCTTTCTGATAAAACCGTATTCGCGCAACTTTCCATTGCCCTTAAGAAGCTGCATATGGTTCTTTATTGTAAATAA
- a CDS encoding FecR domain-containing protein, with product MTESRFIELMAKNMGKSSTPEEIRELEEFFIHFPEYRKMQNFTDALTTEEKQSDTLMKKDLDKNLDKIWKEIKREESIVAPIEEAKIRPLVFLKWVAAVLLMGILAAVFFLVQKPDPSNRFASSGMQNIYVPFGKVRELLLPDGTRVKLNAGSTFIYPKIFSTENRVVTLKGEGFFEVAKDANRPFQVHTDKLSIKVLGTAFNVKAYSTDKKIETILLSGKIQVGLNDKPEKSIVMRPNEKLTLTNKNAATEYQLEVLSDLNKDEVAEIAWLSNKLVFTNECFDEVSKQIERRFDVKIVFENEALKKERISGVFKDESLEQALSFIKMTTSFKYRRDGGVIFLSLR from the coding sequence ATGACGGAATCCAGATTTATCGAGCTGATGGCTAAAAATATGGGAAAGTCCTCTACTCCTGAAGAAATAAGGGAACTGGAAGAGTTTTTCATTCATTTCCCAGAATATAGAAAGATGCAAAATTTCACAGATGCATTAACAACTGAGGAGAAGCAGTCGGATACCCTGATGAAAAAGGATTTAGATAAGAATCTTGATAAGATTTGGAAGGAAATAAAGAGAGAAGAATCTATTGTGGCTCCTATTGAAGAAGCTAAAATAAGGCCTTTGGTGTTTTTGAAGTGGGTTGCCGCTGTTTTGTTAATGGGCATATTAGCTGCGGTTTTTTTTCTTGTGCAAAAACCAGATCCTTCGAATCGGTTCGCCAGTTCCGGAATGCAAAATATCTATGTGCCTTTTGGGAAAGTCAGAGAACTACTATTGCCTGATGGCACCAGGGTTAAATTAAACGCCGGAAGTACCTTTATCTATCCGAAAATCTTCAGTACAGAAAACAGGGTGGTCACTCTCAAAGGAGAAGGTTTTTTTGAAGTAGCAAAAGACGCAAACAGACCATTTCAGGTGCATACAGATAAGCTGAGCATAAAGGTGTTGGGAACAGCATTTAATGTCAAAGCTTATTCAACAGATAAAAAGATCGAGACTATATTGCTTAGTGGTAAGATTCAGGTTGGATTAAATGACAAACCTGAAAAGAGCATCGTGATGAGACCTAATGAGAAGTTAACCCTAACAAACAAGAATGCGGCAACTGAGTACCAACTTGAAGTGCTTTCTGATCTCAACAAGGATGAAGTGGCAGAGATCGCCTGGCTGAGTAATAAGTTGGTGTTTACAAATGAGTGCTTCGATGAAGTATCAAAACAGATCGAAAGAAGATTTGATGTAAAAATAGTATTTGAAAATGAGGCCTTGAAAAAGGAAAGAATCAGTGGCGTGTTTAAAGACGAATCACTTGAACAGGCACTTTCTTTTATAAAGATGACCACCTCATTTAAATATAGAAGAGATGGGGGAGTAATTTTCTTATCCTTAAGGTAG
- a CDS encoding nuclear transport factor 2 family protein: MEIKNPVPPFNYDSAVKKVMLAERAWNSRNPEVICMAYTLNTEWRNRSEFISGREEVKVFLANKWENELNYKLKKELWAFTDNRIAVRFQYEWHNHQGQWFCSFGNELWEFDKCGLMEKRFASINDLAIDEKDRIL; this comes from the coding sequence ATGGAAATTAAAAACCCAGTACCACCGTTTAACTACGATTCCGCGGTGAAGAAAGTTATGCTTGCAGAGCGCGCATGGAATAGCCGCAATCCTGAAGTAATATGCATGGCTTATACCCTTAATACAGAATGGCGCAATCGGTCGGAATTTATCTCAGGCCGTGAAGAAGTCAAAGTGTTTTTAGCAAACAAGTGGGAGAATGAACTTAACTACAAGCTTAAAAAAGAACTTTGGGCATTTACTGACAACCGTATAGCAGTTCGCTTTCAATATGAATGGCATAACCATCAAGGGCAATGGTTCTGCAGCTTTGGTAATGAGCTTTGGGAATTTGATAAATGCGGGCTAATGGAGAAACGGTTCGCAAGCATTAATGATCTGGCCATTGATGAAAAAGATCGAATTCTATAA
- a CDS encoding RagB/SusD family nutrient uptake outer membrane protein, producing MKTKFIIYTFLFVVVLSAACKKNLDLKQKGVYNTDNYFRNETDAVNVISGIYNLLAQEDYISHAETTFDVASDDYWRSGDHAEDEAIENLTYNASNAQVNFSWTYKYETVNRSTNAIINIPRITEITPAIKNRCMGEAYFFRAFGYWRLMLIYGDVPIVTEADYQNSNFNLPKSPIEEVRKQIEADLLKAVELLPENYPDSERGRVNKGTALGLLTKLYMYWEKLPQAIETGEKVINNNRYALATNYQDNFTRANEKSTEILMSVQGLQNVVQNDYTIYYIPRAWGGYGFSQPLKGLADEFEANDTRKTATLLSLGDKMDLGDGKGETEFTSDLSSTGYSFRKYAVFYPFKSDEGTGVDHNYAVPLMRSADIYLLVAEAKIRTQGAGAGDALINMIRKRASPLLIPVVGAGMPQLIHERRMELAGEGERHQDLMRWDKKNIIDIAAIYNLPKSKAPVDQAKTVTFIRPKHYYYPIPQVEIDKSNGVLKQNPNF from the coding sequence ATGAAAACAAAATTTATAATATATACATTTTTATTTGTGGTGGTTCTTTCCGCTGCATGCAAAAAAAACCTGGATCTTAAACAAAAAGGTGTTTATAACACCGATAACTATTTCAGGAATGAGACGGATGCTGTGAATGTCATTTCCGGTATTTATAACTTATTGGCACAGGAAGATTATATTTCTCATGCGGAGACTACTTTTGATGTGGCCTCAGATGATTATTGGAGATCTGGTGACCATGCCGAAGACGAGGCTATTGAAAACTTAACCTATAATGCTTCTAATGCGCAGGTGAATTTTAGCTGGACTTATAAATATGAGACCGTTAACCGTTCAACAAACGCCATCATTAACATTCCGAGAATTACGGAAATCACTCCTGCGATAAAAAACCGTTGTATGGGAGAAGCATATTTCTTCCGTGCTTTTGGCTATTGGAGGTTAATGTTGATTTATGGGGATGTGCCCATTGTTACTGAAGCAGACTATCAAAACAGCAATTTTAATCTGCCAAAATCACCAATAGAGGAAGTCCGTAAACAAATAGAAGCAGACCTTTTAAAGGCAGTAGAGCTGTTGCCGGAAAATTACCCGGATTCGGAGCGTGGAAGGGTAAATAAAGGTACAGCATTGGGATTGTTAACCAAATTGTATATGTATTGGGAGAAATTGCCACAGGCAATTGAGACTGGTGAAAAAGTAATTAATAACAATAGGTATGCTTTAGCAACCAATTATCAGGATAATTTTACACGGGCCAATGAAAAGAGCACAGAGATCCTGATGTCTGTACAAGGACTTCAGAACGTGGTGCAAAATGACTATACCATTTACTATATCCCAAGGGCTTGGGGAGGTTATGGATTCAGTCAGCCTTTAAAAGGTCTTGCTGATGAATTTGAGGCGAATGATACCAGAAAAACAGCTACTTTATTGAGTTTGGGAGATAAGATGGATCTTGGCGATGGAAAAGGGGAGACGGAGTTTACTTCAGACTTATCCTCAACGGGGTACAGCTTCCGTAAATACGCTGTTTTCTATCCGTTCAAATCAGATGAGGGTACCGGAGTGGATCATAATTATGCCGTTCCTCTAATGAGATCTGCAGATATCTACCTGTTGGTGGCTGAAGCTAAAATCCGGACACAGGGAGCCGGAGCTGGTGATGCCCTGATCAATATGATCAGGAAAAGAGCTTCCCCACTATTAATACCTGTTGTAGGTGCAGGAATGCCACAACTGATTCATGAAAGACGGATGGAACTGGCAGGTGAGGGAGAGCGACACCAGGATTTGATGCGTTGGGACAAAAAGAATATAATTGACATTGCGGCAATATATAATCTTCCAAAATCGAAAGCCCCGGTAGACCAGGCCAAAACAGTAACTTTTATCAGGCCTAAACATTATTATTATCCTATTCCACAGGTGGAAATTGATAAGAGCAATGGAGTGCTTAAGCAAAATCCAAACTTCTAG
- a CDS encoding alpha/beta hydrolase, whose protein sequence is MKKLKIAFTIILTGLLGRTEIMAQSTTVKTSPALEVGVVHHRKVNVNGLDVFYRESGPAGAPTILLLHGYPTSSHMFRNLIPILNKRYHIIAPDLPGFGNTDLADRTTYAYTFENLAKTMQGFIDELGLKRFAIYVFDYGAPTGFRLALANPEKITGIISQNGNAYVEGLSTGWNPIQKYWENDTQENRDALRAFSTKEGTKFQYFTGVTDSSLVAPEAYMVDQYFLDRPESAEIQLDLLKDYKTNVDLYPSFQKYFRTNKPKLLAVWGNKDPFFLPAGAEAYKKDIPNAIVKFYDTGHFALETHVQEIGNEILKFLSTLPK, encoded by the coding sequence ATGAAAAAACTAAAAATAGCCTTCACAATCATCTTGACTGGCTTATTAGGGAGAACAGAAATTATGGCACAATCAACCACAGTTAAAACAAGTCCTGCTTTAGAAGTTGGGGTTGTTCATCACCGAAAGGTAAATGTAAACGGACTTGACGTATTTTACAGAGAGTCCGGCCCAGCAGGAGCACCAACAATATTATTGTTGCATGGTTACCCAACATCATCACATATGTTCCGTAATCTGATACCGATATTAAACAAAAGATATCACATTATAGCCCCTGATCTTCCTGGATTTGGAAATACTGATTTGGCAGATCGCACAACTTATGCCTACACTTTTGAAAATCTGGCTAAAACAATGCAGGGTTTTATAGATGAATTAGGTTTAAAAAGGTTTGCAATTTATGTATTCGATTATGGTGCGCCAACCGGATTTCGTCTGGCACTTGCGAATCCAGAGAAAATTACCGGGATTATTTCGCAGAATGGCAATGCCTATGTAGAAGGATTGAGTACGGGGTGGAATCCAATTCAGAAATATTGGGAAAATGACACCCAAGAAAATAGAGATGCGCTAAGGGCTTTTTCTACCAAAGAGGGAACGAAATTCCAGTATTTTACTGGTGTTACCGATTCATCGCTTGTAGCGCCAGAAGCTTACATGGTGGATCAGTATTTTCTAGATAGGCCAGAATCTGCAGAAATTCAGCTTGACCTGTTGAAAGACTATAAAACAAATGTTGATCTGTATCCATCGTTTCAAAAGTATTTTAGAACCAATAAACCAAAACTGCTTGCTGTATGGGGAAATAAAGATCCATTTTTTCTTCCAGCCGGAGCTGAGGCCTATAAAAAAGATATTCCTAACGCGATAGTAAAATTTTATGATACTGGCCACTTTGCGTTAGAAACCCATGTACAGGAGATAGGAAATGAAATACTGAAGTTTCTCTCCACTCTTCCAAAATAA
- the hscB gene encoding Fe-S protein assembly co-chaperone HscB yields MTDYFEFYGLPVSFNPDAGLVKKKFYELSKKYHPDFYINASDEKQEEVLELSTVNNKAYQVLSDPQKRLHYILELKGQLTEGENYKLPQDFLMEMMNVNESLMDLQFDPDAERLAGLKIEVDGIEKGLSDKIAALTTSFESEDAEGQTDLLIAIKDLYYRNKYLYRIRESIHKAESAA; encoded by the coding sequence ATGACAGATTACTTTGAATTTTACGGTTTACCGGTAAGTTTCAACCCTGATGCAGGTTTGGTGAAAAAGAAGTTCTATGAGCTGAGCAAAAAGTATCATCCCGATTTTTATATTAATGCTTCTGATGAGAAGCAGGAAGAGGTCTTAGAGCTGAGTACGGTGAATAACAAAGCGTACCAGGTATTGAGCGATCCGCAAAAGAGATTACACTACATCCTGGAACTAAAAGGTCAGCTAACAGAGGGGGAGAACTATAAGCTTCCTCAGGACTTCCTGATGGAGATGATGAATGTAAACGAATCACTGATGGATTTACAATTTGACCCGGATGCAGAACGTTTAGCGGGGTTGAAGATTGAGGTAGATGGAATAGAAAAGGGATTAAGTGATAAAATCGCTGCGCTGACGACTTCATTTGAATCAGAGGATGCAGAAGGTCAGACTGATCTGCTGATCGCTATAAAGGATTTATATTACCGAAATAAGTACTTATACCGGATCCGGGAAAGTATCCATAAGGCCGAATCGGCCGCTTAG
- a CDS encoding TonB-dependent receptor encodes MKKITKAFAWLFVQPHFKIILLMKGASLLIMFTCLQVSASVYSQKKFSLDLKQTEVSNILTRIQKESDYRFFYNYSSIKKLGKVKLQVKDASINDVLEAIMGNKLPYKITADGVVFIYDQGAAKVQVPIKGKVVDTKGETLIGVSVKLQGTNVGATTDGNGAFVINAPESGVLEFSYVGYEKQIVKIAGQTNLTITMVETNSNLDEIVVVGYGTAKKIDVTGSISSVKGSDIQNLPVSTVASALDGRATGVNIVRNDGTPGAAPSIRIRGTGTINDANPLVVIDGVPSNNPDALNDVNPNDIASVEILKDASSSAIYGTRAANGVVLVTTKRGTYSQKLSTSINAYTGISKSTKYIDLLTAPDLYMLKRERYTNDGVAFEKPWEDPYYATQRTDWQKAILGSGKVNNIDVNIQGGNDASTYYFSSSFYDEKGIVDKSYFKRFSTRINSEHRVKPWLKVGQNLQVTYGENNGFNNNDSQAGLLFSALRYNPAIPAVNEDGSFGTSKAFANQLGDINNPYSTIQKADAYTRKYRAVANVFAEVPIYKDLNFRVNYGFDGTINRTYSFDIQDLNQARQNPNSTLTQGEEDNYSHLLDLLLSYDKQVNKHHITFTGGYSLQSFRGSFFSAARTGYDDTAKDQRTLDNGKNLLAANGTYRDPYGLESVFARGFYDYDSRFLATLTFRADGSSKFASSNRWGYFPAFSLGWRLSNEQFMKNISWISNLKITGGWGELGNQNIDGFQYLSKIVVGNGYGTNGYTFGGNGVSGSAVIKTANPDITWERAAMTNISVEAGFLQNKLNTTITWFDKNTESMLVPALQIGTTGRVSAPDRNIGTMNNHGIEVELNYQSGNEFQYSFGLNGSFIKNKVTQLYGTGAFIPSTVYGRSSQEISRTYEGQPVASFYGWKTAGLYQNQADINSDPYLTNDSRKGLIKPGDVRFVDVNGDGKIDGLDRTYLGNPNPKATLGFQTKLSYKGIDLSANLAGVFGVSLYNADRMQGIDPTYSFNLYAEALNRWTGPGTSNSMPRMSLDRSNENYRTSDLFIENGNYVSLKNLTIGYTIPASLMKKATLNNLRLYVTGQNLFMITNYSGYTPELGYTNGNRQRGVDVAQYPSVRSFTFGLTLKL; translated from the coding sequence ATGAAAAAGATTACGAAAGCTTTTGCATGGTTATTTGTGCAACCACATTTTAAAATAATTCTGCTAATGAAAGGAGCATCATTACTCATTATGTTCACTTGTCTACAGGTTTCAGCATCTGTTTACTCCCAGAAAAAGTTTTCACTTGATCTGAAACAGACAGAAGTGAGCAACATCCTGACCAGGATACAAAAAGAAAGTGATTACCGTTTTTTCTACAATTATTCCAGCATTAAAAAACTGGGAAAAGTAAAGCTTCAGGTGAAAGATGCATCTATTAATGATGTCCTGGAAGCAATTATGGGGAACAAGCTGCCCTATAAAATAACAGCGGATGGTGTCGTATTCATCTACGACCAGGGAGCGGCAAAGGTGCAGGTCCCTATAAAAGGAAAAGTAGTCGATACCAAGGGAGAAACCCTGATTGGCGTTAGTGTCAAGCTTCAGGGAACCAACGTAGGGGCAACGACCGATGGAAACGGAGCGTTTGTGATTAATGCTCCTGAAAGCGGAGTGTTAGAATTCAGCTATGTGGGTTATGAAAAGCAGATCGTTAAGATTGCCGGACAAACAAACCTGACCATCACGATGGTAGAAACCAATTCTAATCTGGATGAGATTGTGGTTGTGGGGTATGGAACAGCCAAGAAAATTGATGTGACCGGATCAATTTCCAGTGTTAAGGGCAGTGACATTCAGAATTTACCAGTAAGTACAGTGGCTTCCGCTCTGGATGGAAGGGCAACGGGCGTAAATATCGTACGTAATGATGGTACGCCGGGTGCAGCACCAAGCATTCGTATCCGTGGTACAGGGACCATCAACGATGCCAACCCCTTAGTCGTAATTGATGGGGTGCCCTCAAACAATCCCGATGCGTTAAATGATGTGAACCCCAATGACATTGCTTCGGTGGAGATTTTAAAAGATGCTTCATCGAGTGCAATTTATGGAACGAGAGCAGCAAACGGAGTGGTTTTGGTGACCACCAAAAGAGGTACTTACAGTCAGAAATTATCGACTTCAATAAATGCCTACACCGGAATCTCTAAATCTACCAAATACATCGATTTGCTTACCGCTCCGGATCTTTATATGCTGAAAAGAGAAAGATACACTAATGATGGGGTGGCCTTTGAGAAACCATGGGAAGATCCTTACTACGCTACCCAGCGTACAGACTGGCAGAAAGCGATCCTTGGAAGTGGAAAAGTAAACAATATTGATGTAAACATTCAGGGGGGAAATGACGCTTCCACCTATTATTTTTCAAGTTCCTTTTATGATGAGAAGGGAATAGTTGACAAATCTTATTTTAAGCGCTTTAGCACCCGCATCAATTCAGAGCATAGGGTCAAGCCATGGCTGAAGGTCGGACAAAACCTGCAGGTAACGTATGGAGAAAACAATGGTTTCAATAATAACGATTCTCAGGCAGGACTGCTCTTTTCTGCATTAAGGTATAATCCAGCAATTCCTGCTGTGAACGAGGATGGATCTTTCGGAACGTCTAAAGCTTTTGCTAACCAACTGGGGGATATCAATAATCCTTATTCTACAATTCAGAAAGCGGACGCTTACACGCGTAAATACCGGGCGGTGGCCAATGTTTTTGCTGAAGTTCCAATTTATAAGGACCTGAATTTTCGAGTGAATTACGGGTTCGATGGAACAATTAACCGTACTTATTCTTTTGATATTCAGGATTTAAATCAGGCAAGACAAAATCCTAATTCCACGCTAACCCAAGGAGAAGAAGATAACTATTCTCATTTATTAGACCTGTTACTTAGTTATGATAAGCAGGTAAATAAACACCACATCACTTTTACCGGCGGTTACTCTTTACAAAGTTTCAGAGGTAGCTTTTTCTCTGCCGCAAGAACAGGCTATGATGATACTGCCAAAGACCAAAGGACCTTAGATAATGGTAAAAACTTATTGGCTGCAAACGGTACTTATAGAGATCCATATGGTCTTGAGTCGGTTTTCGCAAGGGGATTTTATGATTACGACAGCAGATTTTTAGCTACGTTGACTTTTAGGGCCGATGGATCATCTAAATTTGCCAGTTCTAATCGCTGGGGCTATTTCCCTGCTTTCTCTTTGGGCTGGAGATTGTCTAATGAGCAATTCATGAAAAATATCTCCTGGATCAGCAATTTAAAAATTACCGGTGGATGGGGAGAATTAGGAAACCAGAATATCGATGGCTTTCAATACCTGAGTAAAATAGTAGTGGGTAATGGATATGGTACCAATGGTTATACTTTTGGTGGAAATGGAGTAAGTGGCTCGGCTGTAATAAAAACAGCCAATCCGGACATCACATGGGAACGTGCAGCAATGACCAATATCAGTGTGGAAGCTGGTTTTCTACAGAATAAGTTGAATACCACCATCACCTGGTTTGATAAAAATACGGAAAGCATGTTGGTTCCGGCACTACAAATTGGAACCACAGGAAGGGTGAGCGCTCCTGACCGTAATATTGGAACCATGAATAATCATGGTATTGAAGTAGAACTGAATTACCAGTCGGGCAATGAATTTCAATATTCCTTTGGTTTAAACGGATCCTTCATTAAAAATAAGGTGACTCAGCTATATGGTACTGGTGCTTTTATTCCTTCCACTGTTTATGGCCGCTCAAGCCAGGAAATATCGAGAACCTATGAAGGTCAGCCTGTCGCTTCATTCTATGGATGGAAAACAGCTGGTCTGTATCAAAACCAGGCTGATATCAACAGTGATCCTTACCTGACAAATGATTCCAGAAAAGGATTGATTAAGCCAGGCGATGTTCGTTTTGTGGATGTCAACGGAGATGGTAAGATTGATGGTTTGGACAGAACTTATTTAGGGAATCCAAATCCTAAGGCTACACTGGGCTTCCAGACCAAGTTATCTTATAAAGGGATCGACTTATCCGCAAATTTAGCGGGGGTGTTTGGAGTTAGTTTGTATAATGCAGACCGGATGCAGGGAATTGATCCAACGTATTCGTTTAATTTATACGCAGAAGCACTAAACAGGTGGACTGGTCCCGGAACGAGCAACTCCATGCCGAGAATGTCTCTTGACCGTTCAAATGAGAACTACCGCACCTCAGACCTGTTTATTGAAAACGGCAATTACGTAAGCCTTAAGAATTTAACGATAGGGTATACGATACCAGCTTCTCTAATGAAAAAGGCAACTTTAAATAACTTGAGGCTTTATGTGACCGGACAGAATTTATTTATGATCACTAATTATTCTGGTTATACACCAGAACTCGGCTACACCAATGGCAACAGACAAAGAGGTGTAGATGTTGCTCAGTATCCATCCGTAAGGTCATTCACATTTGGTTTAACCCTAAAACTCTAA
- a CDS encoding DUF3817 domain-containing protein, translating into MTTLSIFRKVAVAEGISYLLLLFVAMPLKYWAGMPLAVKYTGWAHGLLFVMYIVILIMAWQEYKWKFSKTVMIGAASLLPFAPFIVDKKLKEEK; encoded by the coding sequence ATGACTACATTATCTATTTTTAGAAAAGTTGCTGTTGCTGAAGGGATCTCATATCTCTTGCTGTTGTTTGTCGCAATGCCATTGAAGTATTGGGCAGGAATGCCACTCGCTGTAAAATATACTGGCTGGGCGCATGGTTTGCTGTTTGTGATGTATATCGTGATTCTGATCATGGCATGGCAAGAATATAAATGGAAGTTTAGCAAGACTGTAATGATTGGAGCGGCTTCTTTGTTACCTTTTGCGCCGTTTATCGTGGATAAAAAGCTAAAAGAAGAAAAATAA
- the tnpB gene encoding IS66 family insertion sequence element accessory protein TnpB (TnpB, as the term is used for proteins encoded by IS66 family insertion elements, is considered an accessory protein, since TnpC, encoded by a neighboring gene, is a DDE family transposase.), whose protein sequence is MSDPSLLVIFSLGSSQVFYLYSGHCDMRKSFDGLCGFVSSGMRLIPISGELFVFLNYSRTQIKLLHWEKGGFLLYYKQLEQGTFLAPKGKENEMLWSDLILMAEGIHVTKSVQKL, encoded by the coding sequence TTGAGTGATCCATCTTTATTAGTCATATTTTCCTTGGGGTCATCACAAGTCTTTTATCTTTATTCAGGCCACTGTGATATGCGAAAAAGCTTTGACGGGCTGTGTGGATTCGTGAGTTCAGGTATGCGACTCATTCCCATCAGCGGCGAATTGTTTGTTTTTTTGAACTACAGTCGTACCCAAATCAAACTACTACACTGGGAAAAAGGCGGCTTTTTACTCTATTATAAGCAGCTGGAACAAGGGACTTTTCTTGCTCCAAAAGGCAAGGAAAATGAAATGTTATGGAGCGACCTGATACTAATGGCAGAAGGTATTCATGTTACAAAGAGTGTTCAAAAACTGTAG